In the Silvanigrella aquatica genome, GGAGTACAGTAGCAGAGGAAGATGATTTAAATATTCCAAGGAATCATTTGAGAAATGAAAATTTTTTATAAAATATTTGTTTTTGTTGCCATAGGATCTATTTTAGGAGGTCTTTTTGTCTATTTTATAGCGCAAGGTGCCTCTAAAGTTTCACCGTCCGAAGTGCAAAATTCTAGCAAATTATTGGAAGTGGAATGGTCACAATTACAGACTTTCAATCTGACAACCGGCAATATTCCGAATAATTTGCGTGCGTTTAATGGAGCAAATATAAAAATTCCTGGATTTATAATTCCATTGGAAGACAATCAAGACTTTGTCGATGAATTTTTATTTGTCCCTACACCTATGGCATGTATACACGTTCCTCCTCCCCCTCCTAATCAAATTATTCATGTCAAAATGGCATCGGGTAAGAAGGCAAAAATGTCTTATGGCCCTGTTTGGTTATTTGGAAAATTTGTAATTTCTGAAAATGCTGGCAAAAAAATTAAGACTTCTTTCGAATTACTTGGTTCTTACACAAAACCATACCAATAGTGTATGTGATAATTAATTTCAAAATTATTAAAAAAAAGCGTCATTATTATTAAATATTTTCCGAATGTTTATCATAGAAGGGGTTTAAAAGTGTTTAATAATAAAGGTATAAAATATAAAATTATTCTGAGTAGCCTATTCTCGGTAATGATATTTTCAGTATTCCTAATTTGGCTTTTAAATTTTTATTGGAATCTATTGATTGATGCGAAAAAAGAAAAACTTCAGAGTATTGTGGATGTCGGTGCGACACTTGTAGCGAGTTATATCGACCTTGCTCAAAAAGGCATTTTAAGTAAAGAAGAAGCTCAAAAACGCGCAAAAGAAAATTTAAATGCAATTAGATATTCTGGAAATGAATATATTTTTCTTACCAATTCAAAAGCATATCAGGTGCTTAATCCTGTAAAACCAGAATTGAGTGGGAAAGACATGTCTAATTTTAAAGATCCCACGGGTCTTAAATTATACGTTGAAATTGCACGCGTAGCTACAACATCCGGCAAAGGTTATGTGGAATACATGTTTCCTAAAGCGGGTTCATCTACTCCTATTAAAAAAATTTCTTGCATTAAATATTTTCCTGAATGGGATTGGATTGTTGGTACTGGTTTATACATTGATGATGTAAATAATTCAATGATAAAGTTTATAGAGATATTATTATTTGCTTGTCTATTTTGTATTGTTACCTTTATAGGCGTTGGTATTTACTTTGCAAATTCAGTTGTAAATCCATTAGTAGAAGTTTGTAAATCTCTGCTAAATTCTTCTGATTCTCTTTTACATAAAAGCAATCAGCTAAAAGATTCCAGCAGTAGTGTAAAAAAATATTCCAATGATCAGGCGGCTTCTATTCAAACAACGGCGGCTTCTATTTCCGAAATCACAAGTATGATTGGCAAAACAACCGAGTTAACATCAACGTCAGCAAAATTAGCAAATGACATTTCATCAAAAGCAGCTGATGGTGAAGTGTCTATGAAAAATATGATTTCATCAATGCAAAGTATTCATGAAGCAAGCTCTAAATTAAAAGATATTGAAAGTATTATTACTGAAATAGAAACAAAAACTCAGGTTATTAATAAAATTGTTTCTAAAACAGAGTTATTATCCCTGAATGCATCTATTGAAGCCGCGCGTGCGGGAATGCATGGCAAAGGGTTTGCTGTTGTTGCTGAAGAAGTAGGAAATTTAGCAAGCACCAGTGGGAAATCTTCTAAAGAAATAAATACATTATTACAAAAAAGCCGTGAAGAAATTCAACGAATTTTAGTACAAACAGTTGCAAAAGTAGAAGAAGGTCAAA is a window encoding:
- a CDS encoding DUF3299 domain-containing protein codes for the protein MKIFYKIFVFVAIGSILGGLFVYFIAQGASKVSPSEVQNSSKLLEVEWSQLQTFNLTTGNIPNNLRAFNGANIKIPGFIIPLEDNQDFVDEFLFVPTPMACIHVPPPPPNQIIHVKMASGKKAKMSYGPVWLFGKFVISENAGKKIKTSFELLGSYTKPYQ
- a CDS encoding methyl-accepting chemotaxis protein encodes the protein MIFSVFLIWLLNFYWNLLIDAKKEKLQSIVDVGATLVASYIDLAQKGILSKEEAQKRAKENLNAIRYSGNEYIFLTNSKAYQVLNPVKPELSGKDMSNFKDPTGLKLYVEIARVATTSGKGYVEYMFPKAGSSTPIKKISCIKYFPEWDWIVGTGLYIDDVNNSMIKFIEILLFACLFCIVTFIGVGIYFANSVVNPLVEVCKSLLNSSDSLLHKSNQLKDSSSSVKKYSNDQAASIQTTAASISEITSMIGKTTELTSTSAKLANDISSKAADGEVSMKNMISSMQSIHEASSKLKDIESIITEIETKTQVINKIVSKTELLSLNASIEAARAGMHGKGFAVVAEEVGNLASTSGKSSKEINTLLQKSREEIQRILVQTVAKVEEGQSRTLKVSEAFTEIVVGIKEINNQMMQVSDATKEQEIGVKQIATAMGQLDQLAIKNTGESENSLKVTADISSESNNLKEIVSKTEKVVFGLKKLKS